From the genome of Paraburkholderia flava, one region includes:
- a CDS encoding autotransporter-associated beta strand repeat-containing protein produces the protein MGVFLALFGAGIGNAQAVCTAAGTTVTCSGAANPLAPSYSNAGNNLTVNADATSSIGVLLGLGGTALTLTGNNVTLNNAGTIDPSLLGLLSLLSSGTSIGNASASTVTVNNSGTMKGTSGLLGLNLNNLTGMALAVQNGTGGVSNITNTATGTIGSSALLGVSLGTGDLPAVAIYGGGQVNFVNNGTINGRVAFQASGTPGTGNTFENSGTITGSVSMGAGSTNKFTADTGSTVTAGLGASGNLLGVVGLSLGFAAAGNVDGGAGGNNTLVLQQAGGGPATGTISNPNYINFQHLNVNSGTWTVSGASTVADATLNGGVALADNAASFGAGTITGNGGGLGSASAGLGIGNAITLGAGGLTVQGTNTLTLSGVISGSGALTKSDTSAVTLTGVNTYGGGTNLNAGSLILGNANALGTGALNVGGAGTLDTSAAGLTLGTQINLGAAGNTLTLGGSNALTLAGTISGAGNLAKNGASTVTLTGVNAIGGSTTVNAGTLALGAGGTLGANAALNLGGAGATFDISASGADQTFGQLLGTAGNLVLGAHNVSFGDATNQTFGGTISGTGGITKLGTGTETLTGPNTFTGNTTIQAGTLALSGAASLPITGAVNLAGTGATLDISASTATPTIGELTGVADTTVALGAHTLTFGDATDQTFGGSITGTGGIVKQGAGKETLTGAHTFTGGATINAGTIALGGGGSFAATTAVSLNGAGATLDLSGATANQTIGALSGIAGSTLALGASMLTFGDGTNQAFGGAITGTGGIVKQGSGTQTLTGTNTFSGGATVNAGTLALGAGGSLAASGSVNLANSGAGFDISASGGNQTIGSLSGVGGTTVGLGANSLTFGDNTNQTFGGSIAGTGGIVKQGTGTQTLTGASTFTGGTTVNSGTLALSGAGSLSASGAVILAGAGAGLDISGSTGNQTIGSLKGTAGSTVALGSKSLTFGDATDKTFSGTIGGTGGIVKQGSGTETLTGANTYTGGTTLNAGGLIVGNNSALGTGALTVGGAATLDSSTATTLGNDVVLNAGLTVNGTNDLTLNGSISGTGSLTKAGAATLTLNGTNTYTGGTNINTGTLALGANASLSANGVVNLATGATFDLSAGSGQQTFGTLVGGGTVNLGANALTLGDATNGTFSGSIGGTGSLVKTGSGTETLTGASTFTGGTTINGGTLALGAGGSLAATGGLTINGPNAGFDISASGANQTIGALNGNGGTVTLGGNNLTFGDATSQIFGGTISGTGGIVKQGSGKETLTSANTFTGGTTITDGTLALGAGGSLAATGAVTLGGTGATFDIGGATGGQTIGALSGTAGTVALGANNLTFGDATNQTFGGSITGTGGIVKQGAGTETLTGASTFTGGATVNAGTLALSGAGSLSAGTDVNLAGLGAGLDISGATAAPTIGTLTGIVGTSVTLGGNTLTLGGATSGNFAGTIGGTGGIVKQGTGTEMLTGTNTYTGGTTINGGTLALGAGGTLAAGGGVTLNGAGSGFDISGALGGQTIGALAGTGGTVTLGANNLTFGDNTDQTFGGGIAGTGGIVKDGSGTTTLNGASTYSGGTTINAGGLIFGNNTALGTGALTVDGAATIGGNSATLGNNVVLNAGLTVAGANGLTLNGSVSGTGGLTKTGNGTLTLGGASTFTGGTTIDGGTLALGAGGSLAASGSVTLGGAGASLDISGSTGGQTIGALSGTAGTVALGANNLTFGDATNQTFGGGFTGTGGIVKNGTGTETLTGTSALTGTTTVNAGTLALAGGGSLGAGTNVNLANAGVSLDVSGATGTPTIGALSGGAGTNVSLGANSLTLGGGANGSFDGTIAGTGGIIKSGAGTQTLGTANTYSGGTTLAGGSLVVGNSGALGTGAVTVNAPSTLDANTAVTLTNPLNLNSTATLGGTQNVTLSGLVSGTGGLVKNGGAELTITGNNTFSGGTVMNAGTLTLGNAGALGTGGLTLNGGTVNGANTNIAVNSLNGAAGGTLNLGTGNLTINGGGTYAGVLAGTGAVTKTGNDLLTLSGNNTYSGPTTVTAGTLAVNGSVANSTVTVQTGATLTGVGTIGGLVVQTGGTSSIAQPGQQLNVTGNVAFQPGSTYQIAANAQQQAGVVAAGGTAQIGGGAVQVLANQGTYAPSTQYKILSATSGVNGTFSGVTSNLAFLTPSLNYDANNVYLLLARNSVQFTQVAVTPNQRAVAAALGTLPANSAVASALLSTDAPTAQRAFSTLDGELHASTKTMLLLDSRYLRDAVTDRLREGLAPTSGPLSSMSAGSALCDSSLGQGVLQQNANDPGHRGSRDACVDSRPYKPVVWAQAYGASSKLAGDNNASGIDRSTTGFVGGADMALNDTWRVGVAGGFAHSSLDNDLSSSASIDSYHVALYGGAQYGPIGVRLGTSYTWNDISMDRYQNFAGFTDHNGSSYNAQTAQVFGEVGYAIPFQRFAIEPFAGLAYVNLHTDGFTENGGGAALQSGTDSENVGFSTLGLRISTRLGSIPQAAFSAHAMAGWRHAFGNAQPTSTLSFVTGGSSFQVTGVPIARDTAVLELGLDANVTKNITLGVAYSGQYGGGSHDNAISGNFWWRF, from the coding sequence ATGGGTGTTTTCCTCGCGCTGTTCGGTGCCGGGATTGGAAACGCACAGGCGGTGTGTACGGCCGCGGGCACGACCGTCACCTGCTCGGGGGCGGCAAACCCTCTCGCGCCGAGCTATTCGAATGCGGGCAACAACCTCACGGTGAATGCCGACGCGACCAGCAGTATCGGTGTGCTGCTCGGGCTTGGCGGCACCGCGTTGACGCTGACCGGCAACAACGTGACGCTGAACAATGCCGGCACGATCGATCCGTCGCTGCTCGGACTGCTGAGTCTGTTGTCGAGCGGCACGTCGATCGGTAACGCATCGGCCAGCACGGTCACCGTGAATAACAGCGGCACGATGAAGGGCACGTCGGGGTTACTCGGCCTGAACCTCAACAATCTGACCGGCATGGCGCTCGCGGTGCAGAACGGCACCGGCGGCGTATCGAACATCACGAACACGGCGACCGGCACGATCGGTTCGAGCGCGCTGCTGGGCGTGTCGCTCGGCACCGGCGATCTTCCTGCGGTCGCGATCTACGGCGGCGGCCAGGTCAACTTCGTCAACAACGGCACGATCAACGGACGCGTCGCGTTTCAGGCGTCGGGCACGCCGGGCACCGGCAACACGTTCGAGAACAGCGGCACCATCACGGGCAGCGTGTCGATGGGTGCGGGCAGCACCAATAAATTTACTGCGGACACGGGTTCGACGGTGACCGCGGGTCTCGGTGCGTCGGGCAATCTGCTGGGCGTCGTCGGGTTGTCGCTCGGCTTCGCGGCGGCGGGCAACGTAGACGGCGGCGCGGGCGGCAACAACACGCTGGTGCTGCAGCAGGCCGGCGGCGGTCCCGCCACCGGAACGATCTCGAATCCTAACTACATCAACTTCCAGCACCTGAACGTCAACAGCGGCACATGGACGGTGAGCGGTGCGTCGACCGTGGCCGATGCGACGCTCAACGGCGGCGTCGCGCTCGCGGACAATGCGGCGTCGTTCGGTGCCGGCACGATCACGGGGAACGGTGGCGGTCTGGGCTCGGCATCGGCGGGGCTCGGCATCGGCAATGCGATCACGCTCGGCGCGGGTGGCCTCACGGTGCAGGGCACGAACACGCTGACGCTGTCCGGTGTGATCAGCGGCAGCGGTGCGCTGACGAAGAGCGATACCAGCGCGGTCACGCTCACCGGCGTGAACACATATGGCGGCGGCACGAACCTGAACGCGGGCTCGCTGATACTCGGCAACGCGAATGCGCTGGGGACGGGCGCACTGAACGTCGGCGGCGCAGGAACGCTCGACACGAGCGCCGCAGGCCTCACGCTCGGCACGCAGATCAATCTCGGCGCAGCGGGTAATACGCTGACGCTCGGCGGCAGCAACGCGCTCACGCTTGCCGGCACGATCAGCGGCGCGGGCAATCTCGCGAAGAACGGCGCGAGCACGGTCACGCTGACCGGCGTGAACGCGATCGGCGGCAGCACGACCGTCAACGCAGGCACGCTCGCGCTCGGCGCGGGCGGCACGCTCGGCGCGAACGCGGCGCTCAATCTCGGGGGAGCGGGCGCGACCTTCGACATCAGCGCATCGGGCGCGGACCAGACTTTCGGTCAGCTGCTCGGCACGGCGGGCAACCTCGTGCTCGGCGCGCACAACGTGTCGTTCGGCGACGCGACGAACCAGACCTTCGGCGGCACGATCAGCGGCACGGGCGGCATCACGAAGCTCGGCACCGGCACCGAAACGCTGACCGGTCCCAACACCTTCACCGGCAACACGACGATCCAGGCGGGCACGCTCGCGCTGTCCGGCGCGGCGAGTCTGCCGATAACCGGCGCGGTGAATCTCGCGGGCACCGGCGCGACGCTCGACATCAGCGCGTCCACTGCCACGCCGACGATCGGCGAGCTGACCGGCGTCGCGGACACGACGGTCGCGCTCGGCGCACACACGCTGACCTTCGGCGACGCAACCGACCAGACCTTCGGCGGATCGATCACCGGCACCGGCGGCATCGTCAAGCAGGGCGCGGGCAAGGAAACGCTGACCGGCGCGCACACGTTCACCGGCGGCGCGACGATCAACGCGGGCACGATCGCGCTCGGTGGCGGCGGCAGCTTCGCGGCGACCACGGCGGTCTCGCTCAATGGCGCGGGTGCCACGCTCGACCTGAGCGGCGCGACAGCCAACCAGACGATCGGCGCGCTGTCCGGCATCGCGGGCTCGACGCTCGCGCTTGGCGCGAGCATGCTGACTTTCGGCGACGGCACGAACCAGGCATTCGGCGGCGCGATCACGGGCACCGGCGGCATCGTCAAGCAAGGCAGCGGCACGCAGACGCTGACCGGTACGAACACGTTCAGCGGCGGCGCGACGGTCAACGCCGGCACGCTCGCGCTCGGCGCGGGCGGCAGTCTCGCGGCGAGCGGTTCGGTGAATCTCGCGAACTCGGGCGCGGGCTTCGACATCAGCGCATCGGGCGGCAACCAGACGATCGGTTCGCTCTCCGGCGTGGGCGGCACGACGGTCGGACTCGGCGCGAACTCGCTGACGTTCGGCGATAACACGAACCAGACATTCGGCGGCTCGATTGCGGGCACCGGCGGCATCGTCAAGCAGGGCACCGGTACACAGACGCTCACCGGCGCGAGCACGTTCACCGGCGGCACGACGGTCAACAGCGGCACGCTTGCGCTGTCGGGCGCGGGCAGTCTGTCGGCGAGCGGCGCGGTGATTCTCGCGGGCGCGGGTGCCGGGCTCGACATCAGCGGATCGACGGGCAACCAGACCATCGGATCGCTTAAGGGCACGGCGGGCAGCACGGTCGCGCTGGGCTCGAAGTCGCTGACGTTCGGCGACGCGACCGACAAGACTTTCAGCGGCACGATCGGCGGAACGGGTGGCATCGTCAAGCAGGGCAGCGGCACCGAAACGCTGACGGGCGCGAACACCTATACCGGCGGCACGACGCTGAACGCAGGCGGGTTGATCGTCGGCAACAACTCGGCGCTCGGCACCGGTGCGTTGACGGTCGGCGGCGCGGCGACGCTCGACAGCAGCACGGCGACGACGCTCGGCAACGACGTCGTGCTGAACGCGGGGCTGACGGTCAACGGCACTAACGACCTCACGCTGAACGGCTCGATCTCGGGCACCGGCAGCCTGACCAAAGCCGGCGCCGCGACGCTGACACTGAACGGCACCAACACCTACACCGGCGGCACCAACATCAACACAGGCACGCTCGCGCTCGGCGCGAACGCGAGCCTGTCGGCGAACGGCGTCGTCAATCTGGCGACGGGTGCGACGTTCGATCTGTCGGCCGGTAGCGGTCAGCAGACGTTCGGCACGCTGGTCGGCGGCGGCACGGTGAATCTCGGCGCGAATGCGCTCACGCTCGGCGATGCGACCAACGGCACGTTCAGCGGTTCGATCGGCGGCACCGGCAGTCTCGTGAAGACCGGAAGCGGCACCGAAACGCTGACGGGTGCGAGCACCTTCACCGGCGGCACGACGATCAACGGCGGCACGCTCGCACTCGGCGCAGGCGGCAGCCTCGCGGCGACCGGCGGTCTGACGATCAACGGTCCGAACGCAGGCTTCGACATCAGTGCGTCGGGCGCGAACCAGACGATCGGCGCGTTGAATGGCAACGGCGGCACGGTGACGCTCGGCGGCAACAACCTCACGTTCGGCGACGCGACGAGCCAGATCTTCGGCGGCACGATCAGCGGCACGGGCGGCATCGTCAAGCAGGGCAGCGGCAAGGAAACGCTGACCAGTGCAAACACGTTTACCGGCGGCACGACGATCACCGACGGCACGCTCGCGCTCGGCGCGGGCGGCAGCCTCGCGGCGACCGGCGCAGTGACGCTGGGTGGCACGGGTGCGACGTTCGACATCGGCGGTGCGACGGGCGGCCAGACGATCGGTGCGCTGTCGGGCACGGCCGGCACGGTCGCACTCGGCGCGAACAACCTGACCTTCGGCGACGCGACGAACCAGACCTTCGGCGGCAGCATCACCGGCACGGGCGGCATCGTGAAGCAGGGCGCCGGCACCGAAACGCTGACCGGCGCGAGCACGTTCACCGGAGGAGCGACGGTCAACGCGGGCACGCTCGCGTTGTCGGGTGCGGGCTCGCTGTCGGCAGGGACCGACGTGAACCTCGCGGGCCTCGGCGCGGGTCTCGACATCAGCGGCGCGACAGCCGCGCCGACGATCGGCACGCTGACCGGCATCGTCGGCACCAGCGTGACGCTGGGCGGCAACACGCTGACGCTCGGCGGAGCAACGAGCGGCAACTTCGCGGGCACGATCGGCGGCACCGGCGGCATCGTCAAGCAGGGCACCGGCACCGAAATGCTGACGGGCACGAACACGTACACCGGCGGCACGACGATCAACGGCGGCACACTCGCGTTGGGTGCGGGCGGCACGCTCGCGGCAGGCGGCGGCGTGACGCTCAACGGCGCAGGGTCGGGCTTCGATATCAGCGGCGCGCTCGGCGGCCAGACCATCGGTGCGCTGGCCGGCACCGGCGGGACGGTCACGCTCGGCGCGAACAACCTGACCTTCGGCGACAACACCGATCAGACGTTCGGCGGCGGCATCGCGGGCACCGGCGGGATCGTCAAGGACGGCAGCGGCACGACCACGTTGAACGGCGCGAGCACCTACAGCGGCGGCACGACGATCAACGCGGGCGGTTTGATCTTCGGCAACAACACGGCGCTCGGCACCGGCGCGCTGACCGTCGACGGCGCGGCGACGATCGGCGGCAACTCGGCTACGCTCGGCAACAACGTCGTGCTGAACGCGGGACTGACTGTCGCGGGCGCCAACGGCCTCACGTTGAACGGCAGCGTGTCGGGCACCGGCGGTCTCACGAAGACAGGCAACGGCACGCTGACGCTCGGCGGCGCGAGCACCTTCACCGGCGGCACGACGATCGACGGCGGCACGCTCGCGCTCGGCGCGGGCGGCAGTCTTGCGGCCAGTGGTTCGGTGACGTTGGGCGGCGCGGGCGCAAGTCTCGACATCAGCGGATCGACGGGCGGTCAGACGATCGGCGCGTTGTCGGGTACAGCAGGCACGGTAGCACTCGGCGCGAACAATCTGACGTTCGGCGACGCGACCAACCAGACCTTCGGCGGCGGCTTCACCGGCACCGGCGGCATTGTGAAGAACGGCACCGGCACCGAAACGCTGACCGGCACGAGTGCGCTCACCGGCACTACCACCGTCAACGCAGGCACGCTCGCGCTCGCGGGCGGTGGATCGCTCGGCGCGGGCACCAATGTGAATCTCGCGAACGCGGGTGTGTCGCTCGACGTGAGCGGCGCGACCGGCACGCCGACCATCGGCGCACTGAGCGGCGGCGCGGGCACGAACGTGTCGCTCGGCGCGAACTCGCTGACGCTCGGCGGCGGCGCGAACGGCAGCTTCGACGGGACGATCGCGGGCACCGGCGGCATCATCAAGTCGGGCGCGGGCACGCAGACGCTCGGCACCGCGAACACGTACAGCGGCGGCACGACGCTCGCGGGCGGCTCGCTGGTGGTCGGCAACAGCGGCGCACTCGGCACCGGCGCGGTGACGGTGAACGCGCCGTCGACACTCGATGCGAACACGGCGGTCACGCTCACGAACCCGCTCAACCTGAACTCGACGGCCACGCTCGGCGGCACGCAGAACGTCACGCTGTCCGGCCTCGTGTCGGGCACCGGCGGTCTCGTGAAAAACGGCGGCGCAGAGCTGACGATCACCGGCAACAACACGTTCAGCGGCGGCACGGTGATGAACGCGGGCACGCTGACGCTCGGCAACGCCGGCGCGCTCGGCACCGGCGGTCTCACGCTGAACGGCGGCACGGTCAATGGCGCCAACACGAACATCGCGGTCAATTCGCTGAACGGTGCGGCTGGCGGCACGCTGAATCTCGGCACCGGCAATCTGACGATCAACGGCGGCGGCACGTATGCGGGCGTACTGGCCGGCACCGGCGCCGTGACCAAGACCGGCAACGACCTGTTGACGCTGTCGGGTAACAACACCTACAGCGGCCCGACGACAGTGACCGCCGGTACGCTGGCGGTGAACGGCTCGGTGGCGAATTCGACGGTGACCGTGCAGACCGGTGCGACGTTGACGGGTGTCGGGACGATCGGCGGGCTGGTCGTGCAGACGGGCGGCACGTCGTCGATCGCGCAGCCTGGGCAGCAGCTGAACGTGACCGGCAACGTCGCGTTCCAGCCGGGCTCGACGTACCAGATCGCGGCGAACGCGCAGCAGCAGGCCGGCGTGGTCGCCGCGGGCGGCACCGCGCAGATCGGCGGCGGCGCGGTGCAGGTGCTGGCCAACCAGGGCACCTATGCGCCGTCGACGCAGTACAAGATCCTCTCCGCAACCAGCGGCGTGAACGGCACGTTCAGCGGCGTCACGTCGAACCTCGCGTTCCTCACGCCGTCGCTGAACTACGACGCGAACAACGTGTACCTGCTGCTCGCGCGCAACTCGGTGCAGTTCACGCAGGTCGCGGTCACGCCGAACCAGCGCGCGGTGGCAGCCGCGCTCGGCACGCTGCCGGCGAACAGTGCGGTGGCGTCGGCGCTGCTGTCCACCGATGCGCCGACCGCGCAGCGCGCGTTCTCCACGCTCGACGGCGAACTGCATGCGAGCACGAAGACGATGCTGCTGCTCGACAGCCGCTATCTGCGTGACGCGGTGACCGACCGTCTGCGTGAAGGACTCGCGCCGACGTCGGGGCCGCTGTCGTCGATGTCGGCGGGCTCAGCCTTGTGCGACAGCAGTCTCGGCCAGGGTGTGCTGCAGCAGAACGCGAACGATCCGGGGCATCGCGGTTCGCGTGACGCATGCGTCGACAGCCGGCCGTACAAGCCGGTCGTGTGGGCGCAGGCATACGGTGCAAGCAGCAAGCTCGCGGGCGACAACAACGCATCGGGCATCGACCGCAGCACGACGGGCTTCGTCGGCGGCGCGGACATGGCGCTCAACGATACGTGGCGCGTCGGTGTCGCGGGCGGCTTCGCGCACAGCTCGCTCGACAACGATCTGAGTTCGTCCGCATCGATCGACAGCTACCACGTCGCGTTGTACGGCGGCGCGCAGTACGGCCCGATCGGCGTGCGGCTCGGGACGTCGTACACGTGGAACGACATCAGCATGGACCGTTACCAGAACTTCGCCGGCTTCACGGATCACAACGGCTCGAGCTACAACGCGCAGACCGCGCAGGTGTTCGGCGAAGTGGGTTACGCGATCCCGTTCCAGCGCTTTGCGATCGAACCGTTCGCGGGCCTGGCCTACGTGAACCTGCATACCGACGGCTTCACCGAAAACGGCGGCGGTGCAGCGCTGCAGAGCGGCACGGATTCCGAGAACGTCGGCTTCTCGACGTTGGGTCTGCGCATCTCGACGCGTCTCGGCTCGATCCCGCAGGCCGCGTTCAGCGCGCACGCGATGGCCGGCTGGCGCCATGCGTTCGGCAACGCGCAACCGACGTCGACGCTGTCGTTCGTCACGGGCGGCTCGTCGTTCCAGGTGACGGGCGTGCCGATCGCGCGCGATACCGCGGTGCTTGAGCTGGGGCTCGACGCGAACGTGACGAAGAACATCACGCTTGGTGTCGCGTATAGCGGCCAGTACGGCGGCGGTTCGCACGACAACGCGATCTCGGGGAATTTCTGGTGGCGGTTCTGA
- a CDS encoding ABC transporter ATP-binding protein, translated as MANKKLDLGGQAFKNVLGFTFLHWRRQPVRTGAIAAFALLAAVADVLTPLFAGRLVDALASGAAGKALAWKAAISAFWTLASLGVTAMLLRQFMFMNIIQLTLRMMSSIAANAFHRVQRFSTDWHANSFAGSTVRKITRGMWALDLLNDTLLIALLPSVVMLVGATVLLGIHWPVMGLVVGVGSIIYVSVTIALSLGFVAPAARLGNAWDTRMGGALADAVSCNAVVKAFGAETREETRLDRVIRKWSKRTRRTWVRGTLNGGVQGTMLVLMQAAILGAALTLWAADKASVGGITFALTMFFVLQGYLREVGMHVRNLQRSVNDMEELVALEREPLGIEDKPGAPAIAIGRGEIRFEHVTFRYDAHAKPLYDDFSVRIAPGERIGLVGHSGSGKTTFIKLIQRLYDIDGGRITIDGQSIADVQQASLRAQLAIVQQEPVLFHRSLAENIAYARPGASQADIERAARLASAHDFIMSLPQGYDTLVGERGVKLSGGERQRVAIARAFLADAPVLILDEATSSLDSESEVLIQQAMERLMVGRTTLVVAHRLSTVRALDRLLVMDRGRIIEEGSHDRLIRIDGGLYRRLFERQALELTKGLVEYVPPHLEPRGNADDSDGDASDYEDDPSLLAGK; from the coding sequence ATGGCTAACAAAAAACTCGATCTTGGCGGCCAGGCGTTCAAGAACGTCCTCGGCTTCACTTTCCTCCACTGGCGTCGCCAACCGGTGCGCACCGGCGCGATCGCCGCATTCGCACTGCTCGCCGCCGTCGCCGACGTGCTCACGCCGCTGTTCGCCGGGCGGCTCGTCGATGCGCTTGCGTCAGGCGCAGCGGGCAAGGCACTCGCATGGAAGGCCGCAATCTCGGCATTCTGGACGCTCGCTTCGCTCGGCGTGACCGCTATGCTGCTGCGCCAGTTCATGTTCATGAACATCATCCAGCTGACACTGCGAATGATGAGCAGCATCGCCGCGAACGCGTTTCATCGCGTGCAACGCTTCTCTACCGACTGGCACGCGAACAGCTTCGCCGGCTCCACGGTCCGCAAGATCACGCGCGGCATGTGGGCGCTCGACCTGCTGAACGACACGCTGCTGATCGCACTGCTGCCGTCGGTCGTGATGCTGGTCGGCGCGACCGTGCTGCTCGGCATTCACTGGCCGGTGATGGGGCTCGTCGTCGGGGTCGGTTCGATCATCTATGTATCGGTGACGATCGCGCTGTCGCTCGGGTTCGTCGCGCCTGCCGCACGGCTCGGCAATGCGTGGGACACGCGGATGGGCGGCGCGCTCGCGGATGCAGTGAGCTGCAACGCGGTGGTCAAGGCGTTCGGCGCGGAAACGCGCGAGGAAACGCGGCTCGATCGCGTGATCCGCAAGTGGAGCAAACGCACGCGGCGCACGTGGGTGCGCGGCACGCTGAACGGCGGTGTGCAGGGCACGATGCTGGTGCTGATGCAGGCAGCCATTCTTGGCGCGGCGCTGACGTTGTGGGCGGCGGACAAGGCAAGCGTCGGCGGCATCACGTTTGCGCTGACGATGTTCTTCGTGCTGCAGGGCTATCTGCGCGAAGTAGGGATGCATGTACGTAACCTGCAGCGTTCGGTGAACGACATGGAAGAACTCGTCGCACTCGAACGCGAGCCGCTCGGCATCGAAGACAAACCAGGCGCACCGGCAATCGCGATCGGTCGCGGCGAGATCCGCTTCGAGCACGTCACGTTCCGCTACGACGCGCACGCGAAACCGCTGTACGACGACTTCTCGGTGCGCATCGCGCCGGGCGAGCGGATCGGGCTCGTCGGGCATTCGGGCTCGGGCAAGACGACGTTCATCAAGCTGATCCAGCGGCTGTACGACATCGACGGCGGTCGCATCACGATCGACGGCCAGAGCATCGCCGATGTGCAGCAGGCGTCGCTGCGCGCGCAGCTCGCGATCGTCCAGCAGGAGCCGGTGCTGTTCCACCGCTCGCTCGCGGAGAACATCGCGTATGCGCGGCCGGGCGCGTCGCAGGCGGACATCGAGCGGGCCGCGCGACTCGCGAGCGCGCACGACTTCATCATGTCGCTGCCGCAGGGCTACGACACGCTCGTCGGCGAGCGCGGCGTGAAGCTGTCGGGCGGCGAGCGGCAGCGTGTCGCGATCGCGCGCGCGTTCCTCGCGGACGCACCGGTGCTGATCCTCGACGAAGCAACGTCGAGCCTCGACAGCGAAAGCGAAGTGCTGATCCAGCAGGCGATGGAACGGCTGATGGTCGGCCGTACTACCCTGGTTGTCGCGCACCGGTTGTCGACGGTGCGTGCGCTGGACCGGCTGCTCGTGATGGATCGCGGCAGGATCATCGAGGAAGGCAGTCACGACCGGCTGATCCGTATCGATGGCGGTCTGTACCGGCGGCTCTTCGAACGGCAGGCGCTGGAACTGACGAAGGGGCTCGTCGAGTACGTGCCGCCGCACCTTGAACCGCGCGGCAATGCGGACGACAGCGACGGCGACGCGTCGGACTACGAAGACGATCCGAGTCTGCTGGCCGGCAAGTAA